ACTTGACATTGGACACTTCTACATCAAGAGCTTCTATTTTCTCATCCTTAATTGTGAAGTCTTTCCTCAGACAGAGAATATCTTGCTCCTTCTCTTTAACAAGTGTCTTCAGGCTGTGCACCTCATCATCCAGCTTCTCTTTCACGCTGTCGTTGTTGTTTATCTCCTGTCTTAAACGGTCATTGTCTTTCTTGGTTTCAGTGAGGAGAAACTCATTTTTCGCAACCTCTGCATAAAGACTTGCACTGTTCTGCTTGGACACACCTACACTGTGCTCCTTCTGGACCAGCGTCGTCTTCATCCTGGTGAGCTCAGTGCACAGGGAttcctgtttctctgtgttGACTGAGAGCTGACATCGCAGGTTGTCGTTCTCTTCTTGTGTGCTGACAAGAACAGACTTCAGTCGGTTCACCTCAGCTTGCAGGACATCTGTGTTCCCTCTCTCACGGGTGATCTCCTTCTTCAAAACATGAATCTGTTTCCGTGCTTCTGAAAGTCCAAAGACATTGTCACGtcttttactgatgtttttgATTTCTAAGTGAAGCCGTTGGATCTCTTGCTCCTTTTCTGTGAGCGAAGATTTGAGCTGGGATAACTCCAGAGAAAGGGACGTCTTCTTCTTGATGTTGCTGTCGATCTCCGCCTGCAGACTTGTGGCAGCTTCATGCACCGTGTCTATCTCCAGCTTCATGGACTTGTTATCAGCTTTCAGGGTGACGATATCGGCTTGCTGTTTCTCATGCTGAGATTCCAGTTGGGTATTCTTGGCAATGAGATTTCGCTTTTCTTCATTTAGCATCCTTATACTGTCTGTTTGCTTCAGTAATTCTGACTTCAGTTCCTCCAGCTCATTTTTGCTTGTCAATGTGCTGCTGGATAAGTGCTGATGTACAACGGTCTCATTCTTCACCATCGCTGTCAGTCTCCTGTCAGTGGCACTATTGGTCCTTTGTTCCCTCAGATTAAGACCCTCCTCGGTCTGCCTATAGGGGGTGCCTACCTCCCTGTCTTTTGCCAATTCCACACGTTTGGCTTTGTGGGTACCAAACCTTGTCCACCCTTTGCACGAGGGGGATTCTGTTGACACGTTTCTTGGCTTTTTCTTCAGCTTTTCAATCTCAAAATCCAGCATCGTCTTGTCTGCTTTTCGTGCGGTGCTTCGCTCCTCACAGTTCGTACCATTGTTCCTCAGATTCTTTAGGAATTTGGACGGCAGCTTTTGAAGATCCGAAAAGGCCGACTGCTCAGAGACATATATTCTTCTTGATTCTCCGATCATGGTGAGGATCTGTTTTCGCTCAAGAGAGTGGCACTCGTCTGGCACGTGGGGAACGGCTTAATGTTCTCACTAGCTACTGTTAGAGTCTGTAAACCATGTTTACTGGCACCAGCAGACACTAGACCATGTTTCTCTCTTGACTCTGCCCTTAGCTCCTCATCAATATATAACCTGCCCTGGACCAAAGCCACTCACTCaaaggacacacacagacatggagCAGAATGTCAGTGACACTCAGGTGATGTCATAAGGATCTCATGGAGTCATCATGAAGAGAAGACTTGTTAATGATGACATGCCAAAGTACAGAACAACATGACACTCGGGACTAGAGTTTGTCACCTTAGGCGAGGAAGCACATAAGTGGTGCATCACAGGGATAGAAGAACCAGTAATCCATGTATTTGGAAGCAGTCAGAGAACAAAACTTCTCTTAACAATTGACAGACCGGTGGCCAAATATGCAATACGTCCACGGCAACATTCAGACACAAATGAGAGCAGAAGCTTTATTTGGTGCGGTGGTGACGTGTCGGTGCTACAGCTGCTAGATGATAGATGACATGAAACTGGTGTTGAAACTGAAGGCAGTGCTGCTTGGGCCATGCTCCCAAGCTGAGTTATGAGTACATGGTCTTGGCCATCTGAGACATTTCTTTAGGAAGATGAAGATAGAACTCTATGAGGCCGTTGAGGTCCTCGACGGTGAAGTCTTGGATCTGGGCCTCCGGACCTTCACTGCAGTGGTGTGAAATGTGAGCATTTTCAACTCCACGCCCACTTTCGAGCGCTGACGTCAGGCCACACCTCTCTGCTTCAGgtttcctctcctgccctctCACCTGGCTGATCCGCTTGCTCACAGGAAACAGGCTGCTGCTCAGGCCATGTGCATCAACGCCCTCCAGTGTTGAATCTTCACGTGAGGAAACATCTGGGAACGTCACAGAGGTTTCTGAGCAATCTCTGTCTTTCTGAGTGCAGACCATGGAGCTTGCAGGTTTTGCGGCTGCAGGGAGATGAGGGTTCAGTTGGACACTAGGTGTCGCGGCAGCAGAGGTGACGGGCGGCTTTGGAACTGAGGCATTTGACTTGGACCTCAGTTGAGACCTGCTCACAACTCGAGGGGATGTCCTCCTCATGCTTGGAGGATGAACTtgccagaaaacaaacaagtgttcAGAAAACGTTTGTGATATTTATATCATCGCCAGGAATGTCTTCAAAGTGAGGTGTTTAAGATTAAAGGCCTGTCCAGATGACATCAGCCCTGTCCTGGGGCACCAAAACATCTCATATAACTCTTGTCAATTACCAGCAGGAGAaaatcacaacctttttcaaaccagagaaagttttttttatttagagaaCAATTCAACAGAAGtcccaacaaaaacataattgatcacagaaacacaaactgcCAGTGTAGAAGTCCTGTCTTGGCTCTGCCCCAAAAGCTTTGGCATTGCGTGCATTTACTGGGAGAACAAGGGCGCTGTGTCCATCCACTGTTCACCTGGACACAAGTGTGGTCTTGCCACCTCTGCATGATTCAAGTGTACATCATCTCAGCCATGTGAGACATCTTCTTGGGGATGTAAAGGTAATACTCCATGTACCCAGAGAGGTCCTCTATTGTAATGTCGTCCACGTAAGCTCGTGCCTGTTCAGAGCAAGAGCGAGGAGAGCCAGACAGTGATGGTGGCGTGGAAGCTCCAAGGGTTCTAGGACTCTTGTCGAGATTTTGCTCGCACTCTGAGATAACACCGCGAAGCCCAGTGAAGGAGTAAACTGCCACTTCACTCCAACCACGTCGACCTACCTGACACGAACACTCACTCTCACGTGTTACTGCAGTCGCACCTTCCTGGCCGCTcttctcactgcagctgcagatAGAGCACGATGGTTCTTCAGGAGCGCTGCTGTGCAGCTCGGACAAAGCACGGAAGTCTGTGCGGTCAGGCGTTCTATGCACTCTGCAGTCTGAACCATCTTCTGTCTCCGAGCCGCTCTCTCTGTTCCCTGCAACGTCCTGAACAGACGGTGAGGAAGTGATACGCGACTCgtatgcagcagcagcagagccaaaTACAGTGGAAGTGTGGCGGGATGAGCAGGAGGCTAGGAACTCCTTCTGAGCCAAGCCgctgctgccccccacaggcTCCACAGGAGAGTGCTTGAGGCAGACACTAGGGGGCGACAGACTGGCAGCAGACACAGAACTGCAGTAGGTGAATTTCGACGGCTGAAGTATCGGCGACTTGGATCTTCTACGGCGCTGAGTTCTGGACGAACCCCGAGAAGTTTTCCGCACACTGAGCAGAAAGTATGAAAAATGACAATCATGTGAGAAAGTGGATCTACTGGTGATCATGATGTGACAAAGATGTGATAACAACTTACCCGTGCCAGTTCTCTTTCAAGCAGCCTAGTTTTGGCTTGGTGCCTGTATCCAGAGACGATCGCGGCGGCGTCCTCGACGTCTCAGAGGCACTCGTGGGTGCTGGAACGCTGCAGGAAGTAAGAACACCATCACTGCAACACAAAGGTTTGCTCGGGACAGTTTTAACCCTAGTGGCTCTAAGCTTCCCTTCCTATCTAAAGACATAACTCTGTTTATCTTTGTTTAAACCTCCTATCCACCAGCTTTTACAAACACAAAAGCTAAAGACACAAAACTGTGATCAGAAGTAGAACATAAAGGAATAAGAAAGGTCCGTACTCTATGCTACTGTAGTGTGTGGACTGAACATGGGTCAGAGTGAGTTTGGCTCAGGGTCAGACAGCTGGTTCTTACCTCTCAGCATCAACCCGCAGTTTTTTAAACGCTGTCTGCAGAGTCTCCTCCTCGCAGTCCTTCCCTGCTGCCTCCATGTTGGGAGGAGGCTGCTCCGACCAGCCACCCAGCTGGAACACACATTtgggtaaataaataaaggtatgTTGAAGCTCAGACAGGAGAGCGGGAGTCTTGCTCAAATTTGGACAGAAGACGACACAGCTCATAACTGCTATGATGAGTTCTTAAATGAAATTCTACCTCAACATATAAATACAGGAGTTGTGTAGGGCAACAACGAAAACATTGGTATTACAATTAAACACACTATTCATGGGAAACGGTTGACAATTTCATCAGAATATAATCGACATTTAGTGACTAATCTCAAGTCATTATTACACAAAGAATATGTATTTTATCACACTATTATCGGACATCGACTTTATAACGTGTAACTGGTCTGGACgttgaaatacaaaaacatgaccAGACGACCCTTGAGGAGATCGAAAACACACGTTAGCACCACTACGCTACACGCTGCTCTTCAGGAGAAAGGCACCAAGCCTCTCAATGAGCTGAAATACTGCTGAAGTTATGACAGAGCCAGGAGGTGTAATGGTTTCAGTCTGAACGAACCTTAGGGCCACATAGCAGTTTCATAATCGCTCCCTCCCTGTTAGCTCATGCTACCACAGCAGCTAAGAGAAGCTGCGTTCGCTCTCCACCGGGGCCTCTTTCCACATCAAATCGTCCCATATCGCCTTCTGGCACTTACGGTTCTGGCTTCTGGTGTCGAAGTGCAGACTTCTATCGGAACATACAGAGGATTTATGGCTCCAGGCCCGCTCTGAACCTGCCAGTCAGGCTAACGGTCGCTAGCTTCTGCTGCTAGCGCGAACCGACGGAGAGACAGCTGAACCATGGACCTTCGAGACTCGAACACGACCCAGCACAAACTCCAGAGGTATGTGGCTGCGTAGAAGCGACAGTGTGTCCGAATCTTGTCGGGTCTTCTTCGTCTCCTTGTTTACATCGAACAGTCGCAGTGACTCTGCAACAACACGCAGCTGCTCGGGTGACGTCCCCTGCGCTCTGACGACACACGAGCAGGCGGGGCCATCCAATCATCTGTCCCTTTTTGCTCCGTTCAgagtcgttgttgttgttgccgcTGAAGAGTAGGGAGGTATGTTTACAGATGATGAGGCTGAAACTGTAGGGAATATCTGGaaatcatattttcttttgttgtcatgGTGTCACAATTATTGATTTGAGCTCTGAGGAAGGCTAATGCTCAGGGAAATGCCATGTGTCGAAAGAGTCGCTTAGTTTCGAATGGGCCTTCTGACGTCTTCTTCCTTTGCTCCAGCTCTTTTTAATTTACCCGGTTTTAGCCTCAAATTGTGTCCACAAAGTGGAGTCTCTCCCCCTCCACTTTATCActgactcattttcattttaggaCAAGACACTTTCTCTGATAGTCTACTGTCAATTCAGTTCTTTTCATTGAAGAGTCACAGAAGACACCTTGGTAAACGTGGCCCCCCAAACAAAAGGTGTGTCATCTTCGAGGTCTTTCATTAAACTTTGTCTTGTCTTGAGGAGTGTGGAATAGGTTTTTTGTCAAAGTTTAATTGACCATTGTCAATTCTTGTTACTTtggtgcattttttttgtttcacgaACGACAACAAACCTACTGGGACACCGATTTGAGGAGCGCCGCGTTTATATGGCGATGTCCTCTCCGTCTCTCAGTTAATTCATCAACTGAAACAGTACCTGCTGGAGGGCATGGGCAGTGAAACTCTGGGATTAGGTACATGCTTCACGTGGAAATTAAGGCAGCAGGTCGATATGTAACGGTCTGTTATTGTAGAAATATGAGTGAGAGAGCAGATGAATTCAGTTCAGTCCATTTCATCGCAGCGCATCTTTTAAAGGCTGATTAGCTTTTACTTCTCCAGATGTTCGGCAGACCGAAGGAACAAGGAGAATATCTGTCATAGTTCAGTCATCAGAATGCTATTGACACTTGGAATTCCCTTCATCATTATGTTAAAGGGTCTCTGGGGTCTAGTGTATCCTCTTTAGTCATCAAATCTCACACACTCATAAAGTAGCTTCAtgtcaaaatataattttaaatgtttgtcatttcaaagtTATAGCAAGGTAAAGTTGCAAAATTGCTGCCTTGCACAAAGCGCTCCTTAAAActacaaagaactacaaacatgcgGCATGAATTGTGCCCATGAGTCTCCTCTAGTTTCAGTGAACCACAAATGACAATCAGCAATGCATTTAAAGCCTTTTAAAACACACTctgtgttaataaataaatcaaactgaTGCCAAGCAATACCAACTTATAAATCAAAGGAGTTGCATTGCTTAGAAATGGCGAAGACATGTTCCTCCACatcacagataaaaacacatttctttcatatttCGAGGGAATATTTACCAGCAGTTAATAAGATGCTCTCTTAAGTAGGTGTGCGGCTCTGTTTATATCAAGAGGTGCTTCATCGATCCCATGATGGTTTTCAGGTTACTTTTAAGAGATACGAACAGATCACATGGGGGAGCACACATTTTTTAGAGCTAAATTACTCATAAATGGATGAACGCTGTTTAACCTAACTCTTGATGCATGGATTGCTGTTTCATGGTTCCTTTAAGGCATTCTAACATTTAAGGTGAAATTtcagaaaaccacacacacacaaaatgtacTAACAAGTTGCTGTCTGAAAGGATATACTAAACACGTGTGAAGTCCACAGAGTTCCCATTCATGTTTGCTGAACTTTTTCTTCAATTGAATATCAGCTCCAAAATCCACCTCAGTGACTAACGATAGTGTCACAGTGTGTcgtttctcacttttttttgtaaaatgtcCAGTCCAGTGAATTCAGTCTCATTTTATTTGTGCTGTGTGTTGGTTCAGTTCCCTGCACTCACAAGACCCCTTTCATACTAATCCTTCCCTTGAACTCCAACTTGGACAACAACGACGAGTGCGAGTCACCGCTGAAATAAAACTTGAGGGAAACGGTGGCGCTCCCCGTTGGACCAATCACAGCCCGCCAACTGGACGTTGCCCCCGGAAGCTACGGGATTGTCCAATCACCGACGCCCTTTGCGGTGACGCAGCCCGGGAAACTCTCAGTCAAATGTGCCGGCGTCCCGTGTGCAGC
Above is a window of Synchiropus splendidus isolate RoL2022-P1 chromosome 6, RoL_Sspl_1.0, whole genome shotgun sequence DNA encoding:
- the oser1 gene encoding oxidative stress-responsive serine-rich protein 1: MEAAGKDCEEETLQTAFKKLRVDAESVPAPTSASETSRTPPRSSLDTGTKPKLGCLKENWHGVRKTSRGSSRTQRRRRSKSPILQPSKFTYCSSVSAASLSPPSVCLKHSPVEPVGGSSGLAQKEFLASCSSRHTSTVFGSAAAAYESRITSSPSVQDVAGNRESGSETEDGSDCRVHRTPDRTDFRALSELHSSAPEEPSCSICSCSEKSGQEGATAVTRESECSCQVGRRGWSEVAVYSFTGLRGVISECEQNLDKSPRTLGASTPPSLSGSPRSCSEQARAYVDDITIEDLSGYMEYYLYIPKKMSHMAEMMYT